One stretch of Orcinus orca chromosome 15, mOrcOrc1.1, whole genome shotgun sequence DNA includes these proteins:
- the SELENOM gene encoding selenoprotein M, translating into MRLPLLSPPLLLLLAAVAAATTAFRPDWNRLHGLARGRVETCGGUQLNRLKEVKAFVTQDIPLYHNLVMKHLPGADPELVLLGQRFEELERIPLSDMTREEINALVQELGFYRKASPDEAVPPEYLRAPARPAEGAPDRADL; encoded by the exons ATGCGCCTCCCGCTGCTTTCGCCGCCTCTGCTGCTGCTCCTCGCGGCAGTCGCGGCCGCCACCACCGCCTTCCGGCCCGACTGGAACCGTCTACACGGCCTGGCCCGAGGCCGGGTAGAG ACATGTGGGGGATGACAGCTTAATCGCCTGAAGGAG GTGAAGGCCTTCGTCACCCAGGACATCCCACTCTA CCACAACCTGGTAATGAAACACCTCCCGGGGGCCGACCCGGAGCTCGTGCTGCTGGGCCAACGCTTTGAGGAACTGGAG CGAATCCCACTCAGCGACATGACTCGCGAGGAGATCAACGCGCTGGTGCAGGAGCTCGGCTTCTACCGCAAGGCGTCGCCCGACGAGGCTGTGCCCCCAGAGTACCTGCGGGCGCCCGCTAGGCCCGCCGAAGGCGCTCCTGACCGCGCTGACCTGTAG